One segment of Lachancea thermotolerans CBS 6340 chromosome E complete sequence DNA contains the following:
- a CDS encoding ferritin-like domain-containing protein (conserved hypothetical protein), giving the protein MYSFFVFGFFFLAIAASFPLYKRANLDVDILQFALTLERLENKFYKEALSMWSVDDFVDANFTEDFYTQLKYIVHDEEAHLVFLEQTIRATGAEPVQACTYKLPLDGPAGFVKNLATFEGVGVSAYLGAASLISSKKYLTVAGSILSAEAIHQAAARNAIGEIPMANPFATPLSANAIYSIASQFIESCPVNNTKLPFKAYPELFVTQGLPTAMNSSITFASNGTLPNSTQIYVTFVSGLDVIPVAGSRNGSSIRATVPEMVSGQSYVFLTTGNSSNLTDSNILYGPAIIEVTPSSPTFNVSIF; this is encoded by the coding sequence ATGTAcagcttttttgttttcggttttttctttctaGCTATAGCAGCGTCGTTCCCTCTTTACAAAAGAGCTAATCTGGATGTCGACATTTTACAATTCGCTCTCACTTTAGAGCGATTGGAAAACAAGTTTTACAAGGAAGCACTATCTATGTGGTCTGTAGATGACTTTGTTGATGCAAACTTTACGGAGGATTTTTACACGCAGCTGAAGTACATTGTGCATGACGAAGAAGCACATTTGGTATTTCTCGAGCAGACAATTAGGGCAACGGGAGCAGAGCCTGTACAAGCCTGTACATATAAACTTCCTTTGGACGGTCCAGCTGGCTTTGTTAAAAATTTAGCAACCTTCGAGGGCGTTGGCGTATCCGCTTACCTTGGTGCAGCTTCGCTgatttcctcaaaaaaATACCTCACGGTAGCGGGGTCAATTTTAAGCGCTGAGGCTATTCACCAGGCTGCGGCTCGTAATGCGATTGGTGAAATCCCCATGGCAAATCCTTTCGCAACACCATTGAGCGCAAACGCAATATACTCTATTGCCTCCCAGTTCATCGAGAGCTGTCCTGTTAATAACACAAAGTTGCCTTTCAAAGCATACCCTGAGCTTTTTGTCACACAGGGCCTACCAACTGCTATGAACTCGTCTATAACATTTGCCAGCAATGGTACACTACCAAACTCAACACAAATTTATGTGACATTTGTGAGCGGCCTTGACGTTATCCCGGTAGCTggctcaagaaatggcAGTTCAATACGAGCAACTGTGCCCGAAATGGTTTCTGGCCAGTCCTATGTGTTTTTGACCACAGGTAATTCAAGTAATCTGACAGACTCTAATATCCTGTATGGACCTGCAATAATCGAGGTTACACCCTCAAGCCCCACGTTCAATGTGTCTATCTTTTGA
- a CDS encoding isopenicillin N synthase family dioxygenase (conserved hypothetical protein), with protein MSFNKIPVLSLADAYSADKKPRFLECLREALINVGFLLITDFEEHGPSHQNFERIKTQAVKFFSLPDHVKTECEMINSPHFLGYTRLANEITGGKADWREQIDLATELPEPKEGEPLYKQIEGPNLWPRDEFAPEFRPVVTAYIEQMTKLSKSFRGLICEAIGLPPDGFDSYFKENQQCKMKLIAYPEKKDTPQSSIEGSTLEQDQGQGVGAHRDSDFFTFIYQASDHKGSLQVQNFQGDWIPIDNVQGSLVVAVGQTLEAITKGVCKATIHKVTSPQGGSGTRLSIPFFQTIDLDAHKSAILDIPQEILKLKDKRDKLITNWGSNIGFQFTPGSNDHPIGYAVFRNRIKSHQDVAAKWYPEILEQVLRGD; from the coding sequence ATGtccttcaacaaaattcCCGTACTAAGCTTAGCTGACGCCTATAGCGCAGATAAAAAGCCGCGGTTTCTTGAATGTCTTCGAGAAGCTCTGATAAATGTAGGGTTCCTGCTCATCACCGATTTCGAAGAGCACGGTCcttctcatcaaaattttgagagGATCAAAACTCAAGCAGTGAAGTTTTTTTCACTCCCGGATCATGTAAAAACCGAGTGCGAAATGATAAATTCCCCGCATTTCTTAGGCTACACTCGACTTGCGAATGAAATCACTGGCGGCAAAGCAGACTGGAGAGAGCAAATTGACCTAGCAACGGAGCTTCCTGAGCCGAAAGAAGGAGAGCCTCTGTATAAGCAAATTGAGGGTCCAAATCTCTGGCCAAGAGATGAGTTTGCACCAGAATTCCGTCCTGTGGTCACTGCTTATATTGAACAAATGACTAAATTAAGCAAAAGCTTCAGAGGCCTGATCTGTGAAGCCATTGGGCTGCCTCCTGATGGCTTCGACTCatacttcaaagagaaTCAACAATGCAAAATGAAATTGATTGCATACcctgaaaaaaaagacacCCCACAGTCAAGCATAGAAGGAAGCACATTAGAACAGGatcaaggacaaggagTTGGGGCTCACCGCGATTCTGATTTTTTTACATTTATTTACCAAGCTTCAGACCATAAAGGGTCTCTTCAGGTTCAGAATTTCCAAGGAGACTGGATCCCAATAGATAATGTTCAAGGAAGCCTTGTTGTCGCAGTAGGTCAAACACTAGAAGCTATCACAAAAGGCGTTTGTAAGGCTACAATCCACAAAGTCACGAGCCCACAAGGGGGCTCCGGTACTAGGTTGTCCATCCCCTTTTTCCAGACAATTGATCTAGACGCTCACAAAAGCGCTATACTAGATATACCGCAAGAAATTCTGAAATTGAAGGACAAAAGAGACAAACTAATTACTAACTGGGGATCTAACATAGGATTCCAGTTTACACCCGGTTCAAACGATCACCCTATTGGCTATGCTGTTTTCCGAAACAGAATTAAATCACATCAAGATGTTGCTGCCAAATGGTATCCTGAAATATTGGAGCAAGTTCTGCGCGGAGACTGA
- a CDS encoding carbon-nitrogen hydrolase family protein (highly similar to uniprot|P40447 Saccharomyces cerevisiae YIL164C NIT1 Nitrilase member of the widely found nitrilase branch (EC:3.5.5.1) of the nitrilase superfamily) — MMAKKVVAALQVGTSPGGTQETLEKILSYEKEIIEAGAKLIVIPEATLGGYPKGSIFGTYLGYRLQSGREEFRRYHEQAIEIGKGDAYPEIAQLSMLAKRTDATVVCGCIERDGATLYCTMVYIDPVQGLVGKHRKLMPTAGERLIWGRGDGSTLPVVDSAVGKLGGAICWENMMPLLRYAMYEKGVEVWCAPTVDERDIWRTAVQNIGYEGRVFVVSAVQFMPDAKTMGLGEEFGEEGMRRMPGKGTDGSENLINGGSVIINPYGEIIAGPLLGREGLLAAEIDTSLIVESRFEFDPTGHYSRGDVFQLTVNEKSHDTVFIK; from the coding sequence ATGATGGCAAAGAAGGTTGTAGCAGCACTGCAAGTTGGAACTAGTCCTGGGGGAACACAGGAAACTCTTGAAAAAATACTCTCGtatgaaaaagagatcATTGAAGCAGGCGCGAAGCTGATTGTAATCCCAGAAGCAACACTAGGGGGCTACCCCAAAGGATCCATTTTTGGAACGTATCTAGGCTACCGACTGCAGTCAGGTCGGGAAGAGTTTAGACGTTACCACGAACAAGCAATTGAGATTGGGAAAGGCGATGCTTACCCAGAAATTGCACAACTCAGCATGCTAGCTAAAAGAACAGACGCTACGGTCGTTTGTGGCTGCATTGAACGGGATGGTGCAACCTTGTATTGTACCATGGTATATATTGATCCAGTCCAAGGCCTTGTGGGAAAACACCGGAAACTCATGCCCACGGCCGGCGAAAGATTGATCTGGGGCCGGGGGGATGGCTCTACCCTCCCTGTTGTTGATTCGGCTGTGGGAAAGCTGGGTGGAGCCATTTGTTGGGAGAACATGATGCCATTGTTGAGGTATGCTATGTATGAAAAGGGAGTGGAAGTGTGGTGCGCACCAACAGTAGATGAAAGAGATATTTGGAGAACAGCTGTTCAAAATATTGGATATGAAGGCCGTGTTTTCGTTGTGAGTGCTGTTCAGTTTATGCCAGACGCAAAGACTATGGGACTTGGCGAGGAGTTTGGTGAAGAGGGAATGAGAAGAATGCCGGGAAAGGGTACGGACGGTTCCGAAAATCTCATCAACGGAGGAAGTGTAATAATCAATCCCTATGGAGAAATAATTGCAGGTCCACTCTTGGGGAGAGAAGGCCTCTTGGCCGCCGAGATCGACACAAGCTTAATTGTTGAATCCCGCTTTGAGTTTGATCCTACCGGTCACTATTCAAGAGGTGACGTGTTTCAACTTACGGTGAACGAAAAGAGTCACGATACTGTTTTTATTAAGTAG
- a CDS encoding KLTH0E00352p (similar to uniprot|P43634 Saccharomyces cerevisiae YLR098C CHA4 Zinc-finger protein with Zn[2]-Cys[6] fungal-type binuclear cluster domain DNA-binding transcriptional activator or CHA1 and to YOR337W uniprot|P47988 Saccharomyces cerevisiae YOR337W TEA1 Mutants are defective in Ty1 Enhancer-mediated Activation Ty1 enhancer activator) — protein MKAAKDIREIKKILQSLPINDVNQDIPEGAICSNSGNSTGLVAPKLGNMVYSSIYPSDSLNISKEITTSNAEEALPGFLSAKARNLSKDPYILSAMSNFFRWLYPGHYMFIHRETLLKALFEKPTTKSYYCSEELVLAVASLGSQIAESQDELLQKADEFYATSKSLVLGKIFQANQHTSGYSKNSSKLAIIQTLLCLAFYDIGRGENPMAWYFSGLAFRIAHEVGLHLNPKTWNNVYASDLSRIDVEVRSRIYWGCYIADHLICTLFGRSKSLRLSNSTTPETEDLPDIEAGIEMFQYDPAASLSVVKPLKSLIALSKVAELFVRKIFGPCSSLTQRDESLNKLNMSFHEWRCNLPSSLKWSKTCLKTFDFDPTKAFVWIHFYVVSLSYNKPFINDVESCRMVVKECIEDLYYLFSSFKRKNETLCKSSLYLCYSAILAVQCIKFGTIQQEYLEYFMNFLKSPSQPYDLGRKILELELDTESFDVFGFFASGDDYSSEFDFEFVLSNCGIQSPS, from the coding sequence ATGAAGGCTGCCAAGGATATTCgagaaataaaaaaaatactaCAGTCCCTGCCCATTAACGACGTAAATCAAGACATCCCAGAAGGCGCTATCTGTTCAAACTCCGGCAATTCGACGGGATTAGTAGCACCTAAGTTGGGGAACATGGTTTACAGTAGCATATACCCAAGCGACTCGTTAAACATATCAAAAGAGATAACAACTTCAAATGCCGAAGAAGCGCTACCTGGCTTTCTCTCCGCGAAGGCCAGAAACCTATCGAAAGATCCCTATATTTTAAGCGCTATGTCAAACTTTTTCCGATGGCTGTACCCCGGCCATTACATGTTTATTCATAGGGAAACACTCCTTAAGGCgttgtttgaaaaacccACAACAAAATCTTACTATTGTTCTGAAGAACTGGTCTTGGCTGTAGCTTCTTTGGGATCGCAAATAGCGGAAAGCCAggatgagcttcttcaaaaagcagacGAGTTTTACGCCACTTCAAAGTCACTAGTTCTGGGTAAGATTTTTCAGGCTAACCAGCACACCTCAGGGTATTCTAAAAATTCATCGAAGCTAGCCATTATCCAAACACTACTTTGTCTTGCATTTTATGATATCGGAAGAGGCGAGAACCCTATGGCTTGGTATTTCTCGGGTCTGGCCTTTCGGATCGCTCACGAAGTCGGACTTCATTTAAATCCTAAGACGTGGAATAACGTATATGCGAGTGATTTGTCAAGAATTGATGTGGAAGTACGGAGTCGAATTTACTGGGGTTGCTACATTGCCGACCATCTAATTTGCACGCTATTTGGAAGGTCGAAGTCGTTGAGACTTTCAAATTCTACCACCCCTGAAACAGAAGATCTTCCTGATATCGAGGCTGGTATAGAGATGTTCCAGTATGACCCTGCTGCGTCTTTGTCGGTTGTAAAGCCGCTTAAAAGTTTGATAGCACTGTCTAAAGTTGCTGAATTGTTCGTGCGAAAAATATTTGGGCCCTGCAGCAGTTTAACTCAAAGAGATGAAAGCCTGAACAAACTCAATATGAGTTTTCACGAATGGAGATGCAACTTACCAAGTAGCTTGAAGTGGTCTAAAACTTGCCTGAAAACATTTGATTTTGACCCCACTAAAGCATTTGTTTGGATTCATTTTTACGTTGTATCCCTCTCGTACAACAAGCCCTTTATAAACGATGTGGAAAGCTGTAGAATGGTGGTCAAAGAATGTATTGAGGATTTGTATTATTTGTTCTCATCGTTTAAGAGGAAGAATGAAACACTTTGCAAGAGCAGTTTGTACCTCTGCTACTCAGCTATTTTAGCCGTCCAATGCATAAAATTTGGTACAATACAACAAGAGTATCTGGAATATTTTATGAATTTTCTAAAGTCTCCCTCACAACCGTATGATCTGGgcagaaaaattttagagtTAGAGCTTGACACCGAGtcttttgatgtttttggattCTTCGCTAGTGGCGATGACTATTCATCtgaatttgattttgaatttgTGCTTTCCAATTGTGGCATTCAAAGCCCTTCCTAA